One window from the genome of Thermococcus sp. encodes:
- a CDS encoding MBL fold metallo-hydrolase — MRIIPLASESLGVRSLATFVEASGLKILIDPGVALGPKRYGLPPAKVELETLQQMRKKLQGYARRADVVTISHYHYDHHTPFFEGLYESSSEAFAREIYAGKLLFIKHPRENINFSQRKRAWAFLKNVEPIAEKIEFADGRTFDLGGVRLEFSPAVPHGSEGSKLGFVVMVLIDEGSKRVIHASDIQLLNRKAVEWIVAKNPDLLITGGPPTYLGKRAEGSWETGIKNLNEIIRETNAEVILDHHIVRDKRYPEFFNELEKRPKTFAGFLKVEDKPLEAYRRELHKIERGEKAELPFSL, encoded by the coding sequence ATGCGCATCATCCCCCTCGCCTCCGAAAGTTTGGGCGTGAGGAGCTTAGCCACTTTCGTCGAAGCTTCCGGACTAAAAATCCTCATCGATCCCGGCGTCGCCCTTGGACCGAAGCGCTACGGCCTCCCACCGGCGAAAGTCGAGCTGGAAACCCTTCAGCAGATGAGGAAGAAGCTCCAGGGTTATGCCAGAAGGGCCGATGTTGTGACGATCTCCCACTACCACTACGACCACCACACGCCCTTCTTCGAGGGCCTGTATGAGAGTTCAAGCGAGGCCTTTGCGAGGGAAATCTACGCTGGAAAGCTTCTCTTCATCAAGCACCCGCGGGAGAACATAAACTTCAGCCAGAGGAAGAGGGCGTGGGCCTTCCTGAAAAACGTCGAACCGATAGCAGAAAAGATTGAGTTCGCCGATGGGAGAACCTTCGACCTCGGCGGGGTTAGGCTTGAGTTCTCGCCGGCGGTTCCACACGGGAGTGAGGGCTCAAAGCTCGGGTTTGTTGTTATGGTTCTAATTGACGAGGGCTCCAAAAGGGTAATCCACGCCAGCGACATCCAGCTGTTGAACAGGAAAGCCGTTGAGTGGATAGTCGCTAAAAACCCCGACCTGCTTATAACCGGCGGACCGCCGACCTATCTCGGAAAGCGCGCCGAGGGCAGCTGGGAAACTGGAATCAAAAACCTCAACGAGATAATCCGCGAGACGAACGCTGAAGTAATCCTCGACCACCACATAGTCAGGGACAAACGCTACCCCGAGTTCTTTAACGAGCTTGAAAAGAGACCCAAAACCTTCGCTGGTTTTCTTAAGGTCGAGGATAAGCCGCTTGAGGCCTACAGGAGAGAACTGCACAAAATCGAGAGGGGAGAAAAGGCAGAGCTTCCCTTCTCCCTCTGA
- a CDS encoding ferredoxin, producing the protein MAWKVTVDQDTCIGDAICASLCPDVFEMGDDGKAHPIVEVIEDENLYNCATEAMEACPVSAITVEEA; encoded by the coding sequence ATGGCGTGGAAGGTTACGGTTGACCAGGACACCTGCATTGGTGACGCCATCTGTGCAAGCCTCTGCCCGGACGTTTTTGAGATGGGCGACGACGGAAAGGCCCACCCGATTGTGGAGGTTATCGAGGACGAGAACCTCTACAACTGTGCCACCGAGGCTATGGAGGCCTGCCCAGTTAGCGCTATTACCGTTGAGGAGGCCTGA
- a CDS encoding ATPase, whose product MIRQVGDDFVKRYRLRYNLEALERVKKEIGERAYSRLKALIGYRLAGKEFDRSPSGVKVALAFSAGSDSTASLKILRWAGFEVVPVTVKLPQMDERVLEKARKAGAVFVEVPNYLEVITAQMEKGAPICGRCHSMVMKAVEDYARTRGIRIVASGDLLSSGLISIYKKGDLVILNFPAFLALDKAELVGVIGGGYKLSFGCPLLWELFRRAPSTKRLSIQRVLRETRARALTPEMATELIRDILSR is encoded by the coding sequence ATGATAAGACAAGTTGGAGACGACTTCGTCAAGCGCTACCGCCTGAGGTACAACCTTGAGGCCCTTGAAAGGGTTAAGAAAGAAATCGGGGAGAGGGCTTACTCCCGCCTGAAAGCCTTGATAGGATACCGCCTGGCCGGAAAGGAATTCGACCGCTCTCCAAGTGGTGTTAAAGTGGCTTTGGCATTCTCGGCCGGCTCAGACAGCACGGCCTCGCTGAAAATCCTCCGCTGGGCGGGCTTTGAAGTTGTCCCCGTGACGGTTAAGCTCCCCCAGATGGATGAGAGAGTTTTGGAGAAGGCCAGAAAAGCGGGAGCTGTTTTCGTCGAGGTTCCCAACTATCTTGAGGTTATAACGGCCCAGATGGAGAAGGGCGCCCCAATATGCGGACGCTGTCATTCGATGGTGATGAAAGCTGTTGAGGACTACGCGAGGACTCGGGGGATAAGAATAGTAGCCTCGGGCGACCTTCTGAGTTCTGGCCTCATATCAATATACAAAAAAGGAGACCTTGTAATCCTCAACTTCCCTGCCTTCTTGGCCCTCGACAAGGCGGAGCTCGTAGGGGTCATCGGAGGGGGATATAAGTTGAGCTTTGGCTGTCCACTTCTCTGGGAGCTCTTCAGAAGGGCCCCATCGACAAAGAGGCTCTCGATACAGCGCGTCCTCAGGGAAACGAGGGCCAGGGCATTAACTCCGGAAATGGCGACTGAGTTAATAAGGGACATACTCTCGCGCTAG
- a CDS encoding metal-sulfur cluster assembly factor, producing the protein MVTKEDVEKVVKEVVDEKFIRSIEVDENGNVTVTLSRDTPDIDNVLIKLHSEIGKLEGVGIITINRERETKETGEKVELTKELILEKLKEVIDPEIGLDVVNLGLIYDLQIRPDNTVYVKMTMTTPGCPLTMWILRAVEDKILEIPGVKDAEIELTFDPPWSPDMISPEYKKKLGLY; encoded by the coding sequence ATGGTAACGAAGGAAGATGTTGAGAAGGTCGTTAAGGAAGTAGTTGACGAGAAATTCATCCGCTCAATCGAGGTCGATGAGAATGGCAACGTCACGGTTACTCTCTCCAGGGACACCCCCGATATAGACAACGTCCTCATAAAACTCCACTCCGAGATCGGAAAGCTCGAAGGCGTTGGCATCATAACCATAAACCGCGAAAGGGAAACTAAGGAGACCGGCGAGAAGGTCGAGCTGACGAAGGAGCTAATCCTTGAGAAGCTCAAGGAGGTCATAGACCCGGAGATAGGCCTCGACGTGGTCAACCTCGGCCTAATCTACGACCTCCAGATAAGGCCCGACAACACCGTTTACGTAAAGATGACGATGACGACTCCCGGTTGCCCGCTGACGATGTGGATTCTAAGGGCAGTTGAAGACAAGATACTCGAAATCCCGGGCGTTAAGGACGCCGAAATAGAGCTCACCTTCGACCCGCCGTGGAGTCCGGACATGATAAGCCCGGAGTACAAGAAGAAACTTGGTCTCTACTGA
- a CDS encoding nicotinate phosphoribosyltransferase, giving the protein MRDFYIAHEEDIRAGKTTDVYFIRTRKILREKGIRKKVFADVTTTSLPNGWKWGILAGIEEVAKLFEGMPVNIYAMPEGTIFHPYEPVLQIEGYYDDFGIYETALLGMLSQASGIATAALRIKIAANFKPVYSFGIRHMHPAIAPMIDRSAFIGGCDGVSGVLGAEMMGEKPVGTMPHALILTVGDQVKAWKYFDEVVEPEVPRTALVDTLCDEKFEALMAAEALGKRLNAVRLDTPGSRRGDFRRIIEEVRWELDLRGYDWVKIFVSGGLNEESIAKIADVADAFGVGSAIASAKPVDFSLDIVEVEGKPITKRGKLSGRKQIYRCENGHYHRVPADKKLEKCPVCGAKVEPLLKPLIENGEIVAELPKAREIREYVLEQAKKFNLTLD; this is encoded by the coding sequence ATGAGGGACTTCTACATCGCCCACGAGGAGGATATAAGGGCTGGAAAGACTACCGACGTTTACTTCATCAGGACAAGAAAAATCCTGAGGGAGAAGGGGATACGGAAGAAGGTCTTCGCCGACGTAACAACGACTTCCCTTCCAAACGGCTGGAAGTGGGGGATTTTGGCTGGAATAGAGGAGGTCGCGAAGCTATTCGAGGGCATGCCGGTTAACATTTACGCGATGCCTGAAGGCACAATCTTCCACCCCTACGAGCCGGTTCTCCAGATAGAGGGCTACTACGACGACTTTGGCATATACGAGACGGCCTTACTCGGAATGCTCAGCCAGGCGAGCGGGATAGCCACCGCGGCATTGAGGATTAAAATAGCGGCGAACTTCAAGCCGGTTTACTCCTTCGGCATAAGGCACATGCATCCAGCTATAGCTCCGATGATAGACCGCTCGGCCTTTATAGGCGGTTGCGATGGCGTCTCCGGAGTTCTCGGAGCGGAGATGATGGGCGAAAAGCCCGTTGGAACGATGCCACACGCTTTAATCCTGACCGTTGGCGATCAGGTAAAGGCCTGGAAGTACTTCGACGAGGTCGTTGAGCCCGAAGTTCCTAGGACGGCCTTGGTTGACACCCTCTGCGACGAGAAGTTCGAGGCTTTAATGGCAGCTGAGGCCCTCGGCAAGAGGCTTAACGCGGTAAGGCTGGACACGCCGGGCTCAAGGAGAGGGGACTTCAGGAGGATCATTGAAGAAGTCCGCTGGGAGCTCGACCTTAGGGGCTACGACTGGGTCAAAATCTTTGTCTCGGGAGGTTTAAACGAGGAGAGCATTGCAAAAATAGCGGACGTTGCGGATGCCTTCGGAGTTGGCTCGGCCATAGCGAGCGCAAAACCAGTGGACTTCTCCCTCGACATAGTGGAGGTTGAGGGCAAGCCCATCACGAAGCGCGGAAAGCTCAGCGGGAGGAAGCAGATATACCGCTGCGAGAACGGCCACTACCACCGCGTTCCGGCCGACAAAAAGCTCGAAAAGTGCCCGGTCTGCGGGGCGAAGGTTGAGCCCCTCCTCAAACCACTCATAGAAAACGGCGAGATAGTCGCTGAGCTTCCGAAGGCGAGGGAGATAAGGGAGTACGTCCTGGAGCAGGCAAAGAAGTTCAATTTAACGCTCGATTAA
- the bpsA gene encoding N(4)-bis(aminopropyl)spermidine synthase encodes MREIVERVKEKTSIPVYERTIENVLSAIQASGDVWRIVDLSEEPLPLVVAVITALHEMGYVAFEGSRVVLTESGKKLVEKYGIGPRVDYTCSHCQGKTVELSAFRDLLEEFREIVKDRPQPKHDFDQAYVTPETTVARVALMHSRGDLENKEVFVLGDDDLTSVALMLSGLPKRIAVLDIDERLVKFIEKTADELGYENIEMFTFDLREPLPDYALHKFDTFVTDPPETVEAIRAFVGRGIATLKGPGCAGYFGITRRESSLDKWREIQKLLLNEFGVVITDIIRNFNEYVNWGYEEETRAWKLLPVKVKPTYNWYKSYMFRIQTLEGSKGFEERITVGDELYNDEEASTT; translated from the coding sequence ATGAGGGAGATAGTGGAGAGGGTTAAGGAAAAGACGAGCATCCCCGTTTACGAGAGAACGATTGAGAACGTTCTGAGCGCGATACAGGCGAGCGGTGACGTCTGGCGCATCGTTGACCTCAGCGAAGAACCACTTCCGCTGGTCGTGGCGGTCATAACGGCCCTCCACGAGATGGGCTACGTGGCCTTCGAGGGGTCGAGGGTCGTCCTGACTGAGAGCGGGAAAAAGCTCGTGGAGAAGTACGGGATAGGACCGAGGGTGGACTACACCTGCTCCCACTGCCAGGGGAAGACCGTTGAGCTTTCAGCATTCAGAGACCTCCTTGAGGAGTTCAGGGAGATCGTCAAGGACCGTCCACAGCCGAAGCACGACTTCGACCAGGCCTACGTTACGCCCGAGACCACCGTGGCGAGGGTTGCTTTAATGCACAGCAGGGGTGACCTTGAGAACAAGGAGGTCTTCGTCCTCGGCGATGATGACCTGACCAGCGTAGCACTAATGCTCTCCGGCCTGCCGAAGAGGATAGCGGTTCTTGACATTGATGAGCGCCTTGTGAAGTTCATCGAGAAGACTGCCGATGAGCTCGGCTACGAGAACATCGAAATGTTCACCTTCGACCTGAGAGAACCCCTCCCCGATTATGCCCTCCACAAGTTCGACACCTTCGTCACAGACCCGCCCGAGACGGTCGAGGCTATAAGGGCCTTCGTCGGAAGGGGGATAGCAACTCTAAAGGGCCCCGGCTGCGCCGGCTACTTCGGCATAACTAGAAGAGAAAGCTCCCTTGACAAGTGGCGCGAGATTCAAAAGCTACTCCTCAACGAGTTCGGTGTCGTCATAACCGACATCATCAGGAACTTCAACGAGTACGTCAACTGGGGTTATGAAGAGGAGACTAGGGCGTGGAAGCTCCTTCCGGTTAAGGTCAAGCCGACCTACAACTGGTACAAGAGCTACATGTTCAGGATACAGACGCTTGAGGGCTCGAAGGGCTTCGAGGAGAGGATAACCGTCGGCGACGAGCTTTACAACGACGAGGAAGCCTCGACCACATGA